The nucleotide window TTCATCTTGGTGGTCATGACATTAATGGCTGCGTCACGGTCCAACGCCATGAGCTTTTGCTGCAATTCTCGAAGAGCCGAATCCGCCGTCTGTTGCGGCGGCTGTCCACTTTGTGATGAATCGGCTATGCGGTTCACATCCTTTCGCACCTCGCCTGGTTGGAGCTCCTTTTTCCCTGTCGCCGCCAGGATAGATTCGGTTTGGCGACGCAATTCGTCTATTGAAATTGAGATGCTGTCCCCGTTCAGTTGCGAAGCGGCCGCGGACACGACTGTCGTAGCCCCTTGGCCGAGACTTTGTAGCGTCGCACCGAAGGCGGAAAACACGCCGCCCAACATGGTGGCCATGGCGGTGGTCGTCAACCAAGCGAAGACCAGCCAGTTCACGCCCCAAACGATCAAGCCATGATAGAGGCCGTCGCTTCGCAGCCGGCTGCCGGACATGCGCGCGGTGATATAGCCCCCCATGAAGGCTGAGATGAGCATGGAAACGCCGGTCCAGATTCCGGTCCCGATCGGCACTCCGCTTCCCGATTCGGCATCCTGTAGATCGATCGACCAGGCGCCGATAGCCAGTCCCAGCAATGTGAGCACCAATTGTGTCGCGAGACCCACCACCCATCCTGCCATGACCGCGCCCCATCGCACTCGCACTCCTCCGAATGCCCACTGTTCTATCGTTCGTTCCATCTGCATGAAGACCTCCGTGTAAAGATAAACCTGCCGATCCGCCGTATGCGGAAGGCAAGGTGCTTTTACGTATGCAATTGCAAGACCTTCGCCGGCTCTCAATAATGTGTTGGAATCTTGGGGCCTGGGGAATCGGCGCGCGAAATGCGGGAAGGACCGTTCGATCCATCATGTCTCTATCTAGACAGCATGTCCACGCTGAAAGATTTGCGCGGAGAAGTCCGGTATCGGCCTTGTCTCCTTTTCAAACAATCTTCTCTCCTGTTTTCAGCAGTTAATGAAGTCGAGGACATTCACTGGCGCCGTCCCGCCGACTGGCGTGAATGATTCCGGCAACGGCACATGGGTTGCACTTTGACAAGGCATCGCAACCATTATTTGTTCTAAAGGAGGCAGCATGAAAATTCTTATCGCGTCCACGTTCCTTACCGTAGGAATCGGTCTAGTCGGAAGCATGGGGTTGTTTCTTGCGGCGGGGGCTGAGGAGCACACTACGTCGTCCGCGACACATCAGATGACCCCTAAATTTCCGAAGTCCGATAAATGCACCACTTCGGCGCCGTGCCGCGATGTGATTGGGGAAATTGTGAGAGTCGAGGAATCTTATTGGATTAAGATGCCCAATGGGCACGAGACTCATATGCGCGTCACTGCCGACACGAAGATGGATTCTCGTGTCAAAGTCGGCGATCCGATCGCGGCGCAATTGACGTCGAGCGGCACGGCGGATGCGATCAAAAAGTTGAAGGAGCTGCCGAAGCCCACTGAGTTGAGCATCGAGAAACAAACAAAAGAAGTAGAAGAGCCGACCACGTTAAAAGACATGCGCCAGAAATGAGCAGCTGTCTCCAATAAAACGGTCCGGAGGGCGATTCTTCTTTTCGGTGAACGCCGCCACTGGCAAGAGAACGATGCCGAGATCATAGCCACGGAAGGGTGGCCAGGATCATGGCTGTCCTTCCTGGCGATTGCGTGCTCCTCACGGCAGGAGGACTGTTTCATGGAGGGATCATCGTCCCGATGTGGTCATTCGGCTTCGGAGTGCGAATCTGCTTCCTTTATAGGGATGGGTAGGGAGCGGTGCCCTGGTATTGTTCCTCATAAATTTGAAAGGCCGCCATCGCAATGGCCAACAGAATCGGGCCGAGAAATAATCCGATGAACCCGAAATAAGCAAGGCCGCCGACCGAGGCAAAGAACAATGCCAATACGGGCAAGCTCGCGCCGGATCCGATGAGATAAGGTTGTAGAACATTGTCCATGATCCCCACCAGGCCGCCTCCCACGGCGATCATGACGGCTCCTTTCCAGACCGGTGCGACGACAAACAAGTACAGCGCCACCGGGCCCCACACGAAGAAGGTCCCTCCGAACGGCAGAAGAGACAGTAGTGCGCTGAGCGCCCCCAAGAAAACCGGGAAAGGCACGTCAAGCGACCAAAATGCCAGGCCCGACACGAAGCCCTGGGCCATCGCCGTCAGCAGGGTGCCGCTCACGACCGCGACGATCGTCGTCCGCATGCGCTCGAACAACCTTGCCTTATGGTCGGAATTCAACGGCACGGCGCGATACAACCGATCGAACAGGTGTTGGCCGTCGCGAAACAAGAAGAACAAGGTGAAGAGCATCACGAGAAAATCGGAAGCGATGAGAACGGCATTCTTCGCCACATCAGCCGCTTGGGCGAGCAAAAATCCACTGACCACCCGTCCTCCCGTCATGATTGATGCTTCGAATTCCTCTCGATGGACGATAAGCCGTCCAAGCCATTCCTGACTATAGGCCCCGATCAACGGTACGGTTGAGATGTATTCGGCCGCCTGAGTCAAGCCGCCGGCCTGGAGCCACTGAGCCACATGTTCGTACGCCGCCATGCTTTCCTGCACCAGGGCGAAGACGAAATAGGCGGCGGGGGCCACTGCCAACATCAACACGGCGACCGTCATGATGGCGGCGGCCGGATCAGCTCGACCATGAAGCCGTGCGAGAACCCGCCGATAGATCGGATAGGACACCCGGACCAGGATAATGGCCCAAAGTATCGGCATGAGGAATGGGCTAAAGATGAGTCCCAGGAAGTAGAGCAAGGCCACGAGCAGCGCCAAAAAAAAGAGCGCGAAGATCCGGTTGCGGTCGAAGCCGTTCGATGGATGCGCCATACAACTTATTTCGCCAGCGCCTGTTGAATCAGCACCTGCCGAATCAACATCTCCAAGTCTTGATGCATGAGTTCGACCGTACTGGCAAGGATCTTCAGCATCGCCGCCCGCGCCCGCAAGTCTTGTAGTTCGTAGACGCCTCCTTCGCGAAAAAACAGCGCGAGCCTTTTCTGCTCGATGTCCGAATCAGGCTCCCCCAACCGCCCTTCCTGTCGCCAGGCTTTGATCAACTCCGCTCGATACGTACTGCCGTCCAATTCGGTCTTGGTCTGACGAGTGAGATACCGCCACACAGAAGAGGGAACCAGTGAGCTGGTCTTAGGTCCTTCCCAGACTTCCCGCAGCAAGTTCCGTGGATGGCTGTACTCTTGATGTGTCTCCGCGAACAGAGGCAGCGTGGCGAGTCCGGCAGCAACCGTGCCTCCCCCGATGGCCGCAGCGGCTTCCAAGGCCGTCAATCCGGCCAAGAGCGCTCCTCCCGATGCAACCGCGGCCACGCCGGCCACGACGATGGCGCTCAGCGTTTCGTACCTGACACGACCGGCGTTCTCGTCCTGCAGCCGGTCCGCCACCTGATTGGCGCGATCCGCTTCGCAGTCGATCTCGGCCACCAGGCTGTTGACTTCTTCGATTCCCAGGAGGATACGACCGACCAACTTCTCGCGGATGGTCAGCAATGTGATCCCGTCGGTGCCCCCTTCCTGTTGGAGGGCGTGCAGCTCCCTCAGCAGAGGAAGCGCTTCGATCGCATAGGCGGCATCGAGAGCTCGAAGGGAAAATCCTTCCGGATCCGGCAAATCCTCCGTGACGACGCCGCTTTCACCGACGGGACCTTCCAGCGCCGTCAAGGAGACATTTCGATGAATGGAGGGCGGCTTACAGCGGGACTCAAAACTGCGGGTCTTGTCGTGGCCGGGCGGCGGGAGCAAGCGGCTACATCCGGAAAACAGCACAGCCGAGATAATGCACAAACATAAGAGCAGCGGCATCATACTTAGTGGACGGAATCCCGACTCTTCATCTATCCCCCACTCTCCACTACTCCCTTTGTCCAGCCTCCACCACTCACGCTCCACTCGCTACTGGGGATCTCCCTTGCCGTTTCCTCGCTCGGTTTTCCTCCCGCTCCTTCACCTCGACGGGCGCCGTCCCGACAGCAACACGCCGATGTCCGCGATGGCGTTGAGCTCGAGGGTCATGTGGATGAGATTCAGCGCGGAAGGACCGAGGAGAACCCGATCATGACGCGGCCGCGACCACGTGCCCGCATTTCCCCGCCGACTTTCTGAATCAGATACAGAGTGCCGGTTACATTGGTGTCGATGACATGCCGCACGTCGGCGAAGTCCTGATCGAGAAAAGCCTTCCCCAACCCATGACCGGCGTTGGCGCATAAGACGTCGATGGGATGACCCCTTGCTTCGCGGTACAACTCATCGACACCTTCGAGCGTGGCCAAGTCCGCTTGCACCGCGTCGACAGACACCCCCATCCCTCGAAAATCAACCGCCGCTTGTTCGATTTCCGGCTCATCCGCCGCAATCAATAGATCGAACCCTTGTTCGGCACAGTATTGAGCCAATTCGTAGCCGATGCCGCTTGAAGCGCCGGTCACAAGAGCGAACGGCCTTTCCATGGTATGAGTCATCTCCGTACGACTCCTTTTCTACGTTTCCGGATCTCGTCTGGTCGTCAGACACTCGTCTACAGGCCAGCCGAATTGCTCCCACATCGCAAGCTTGTTCCACTCTTTGATGAATTCAACGAGCTTTCCGTTTTCGACGCGAAACAACGCGCAGGCCGTCCAGCGCGATTTCCTGCCGGTGGGCAGCATGCCCCGGTGTAAGTCACCGCTGTACGTGCCTTCCGCCGTATATCGCATGCAGACACGGTCGCCTTTCGCAAACAGAACGTCGAAGCTCACAACGTGAAGGTCCTTCACCTACTTCATGAGGCGGCCGTGGTCCTCGGCGAATTCTTCCAGCGTATGGACATCAGGGAACGTCGTTGATGCGATGAAGCGATTACCCGGGGCGCAGAGATGGGCGACGGCCTCGGCACTCGCCCGTTTCGGGTCATAAGCGATCTGCATATACTCCGTGACCAAGTCGATATTCTTCTGTTCCTCCGGACTTGGGATCTCCGTGCTGGTTTCCATCGCCGCCGGGCGCATTGAACCCTTCCCTACGGCGTCATCACGATTTTGACGCAGCCGTCCTGCTTGCGATTGAACATGTCAAACCCGAGAGGAGCATCGGACAGCTTCATGCGATGCGTGACGACAAAACTCGGGTCGATGTCTCCACCGGCAATGCGGTCGAGAAGCGGCTTGAGATAGCGCTGGACATGCGTTTGCCCCGTCTTGATCGTCAGCGAGCGATTCATCACCGCGCCCATCGGAAACTTGTCGATGAGGCCGCCGTACACGCCCGGAACAGAGACCGTGCCGCCGTTGCGACAGGCCATGATGGCCTGGCGCAACGCGATGGGACGATCGGACTCCGACATCAGCGCCTGCTTGAACCGATCATAGTAATACAGCGGACCGGGCATGTGCGCTTCCAGGCCGACGGCGTCCATGCAGGAGTCCGGACCCCGGCCGCCTGTGAGTCGCATCAGCATGTCGTAGACATCCGTTTCTTCGTAGTTGATCGTGTCCGCGCCGCCGTCGCAAGCCATGCTGAGCCGCTCGGAAAAACGATCGATCGCAATGACTCGTTCTGCTCCGAGCAGAAAGCAGCTGCGGATCGCGAACTGACCGACCGGCCCGCAACCCCAGATGGCCACCGTGTCCCCTGGTTGAATGTTGCATTGTTCGGCGGCCATATAGCCTGTCGGGAAAATGTCGGAGAGAAAGAGAACTTGCTCATCCGACAAGCCGTTTTCAATTTTCACCGTGCCGACGTCGGCGAACGGCACGCGAACATATTCGGCCTGCCCTCCGGCAAAACCGCCGGTCAAGTGCGAATAGCCATAGATGCCGGCCGGAGAATGGCCGAAGAATTGTTCCGCCATCCATGCATTGGGGTTCGTATTTTCACAAAGGGAGTAAAGTTCGTTTTTGCAAAAAAAACATTGCCCACAGGAAATCGGAAAAGCGACCACGACGCGATCGCCGACGCGACGGTCCTTGACGTCCGGACCCACTTCCACAACCTCGCCCATGAACTCATGCCCCATGATGTCGCCCTGTTCCATCGTCGGGACGAAGCCATTGTAGAGATGCAGCTCCGACCCACAGATTGCCGTCGATGTGACTTTGATGATGGCGTCATACTTGTTGAGAATTCGCGGTTCCGGCACATCCACAACCCGCATGTCCTGTTTACCGTACCAGCAGTTGGCTTTCATGATTTCTCCGTTTCAGGTTTCAAGTTTAAGGTTTCAAGTTTCAGAGTGCGGATTCTGAGAACTTGAAACTTGAAACCAGCAACTCGTAACTGCCGTCAGCGGCGCACGGCTCTGTCATATTTCCACGACGTGCTTTCCGGCCGTCCCGCCGGCTGACCATCCGTCGTGATCACCTCGCCCGTTTCCATCACTTGCTTGAATCGGCGCAGATCCATCTTCACCGTTTGACTCGGATCCTCTCCGAACCAGGCGGCAACGGCGGAGCCCACCGTTCCCAGCGGAGGTCGATATTGCAGTTTCACTGTAACCATGGTGCCCCGGCCGCCTGGGGCGGACTCGAATCGGACCGAACCGGCATGGTCCACTTCGGATCCGTCGACTGAACGCCAGGCGATGCATTCGTTAGAACGGTCCTCGGTAATCTCGGCATCCCACTCGACCGTCGATCCCGCCGGCCCCTTTGCGACCCAGTGCGACAACCGGTCGTCCGTCACCTCAATTCGAACTAGATGCTTCATGAATTGCGGCAAGTTGCTGAGATCCCGCCATCGGCTGTATAACTCTCCCCGCGGACGATCGATAATGAGGGCTGCCGTAATCGGAGTCGTGCCGTTTCTGGTTTCAACTGCCCGGCTCAACTGCTGCGCAACAATGAGATCCATCACCATCGCTCCGGCCACGGAAGCCGTCGCCGCTACCAGTCGACCTCGATCGGACCGACGCGACGTGAGCGCTGCGCTTAAGAGCGCAAAATCAAGCACATCGCCGGCAACGCGAGACCAGATTGCAGTGGTCGGCTTCCGTTGAATCACAATGGCCATGCCGCTGGTTATTTCGCGCAATCCCATCGTACGAATCAGTCCCTCGTGTCCCGGAGGCGCGCCGATTATCCTCGCCAATCGACGAGGCGCTGTCATTTCCGCCAGGCCGAGTCCAATGCCGAACCATCCAAGCCCATACGCCCATTGTTCTTCTTGAGTGAAGTTTCTAGCGCCAGACACATCCGAGCGTCGCGGGACATGCCGGGATGTTCTCCCGTCTCCACTATCATGCTCGACAGCCGTGGCTTGTTCACTCCCACGCTCCGATTTCAAGGGTTGCTGATGTTTCATATGGCCGCTCTTCATAACGTCTCCTTCTACGTCTCCTTCAGGAGGTCTTTCTTGAGTCATCAACATGCGTCAAGGCGTTTTCACGCCGATTTCCAAGAGACTTCACGCCCATCCTGAGATCATGGTCGAGTCTTGTCAGACTGATCTCCTCGGGATCCTGGCTGACCTTCCGTCAGGGTGCCGCTCGACACGCGCATGATGGACAGCTCCCGGGTTCCCTTGATTTCCAACTTTACGGGAGTTCCTGCTTCTCCACGAATCATGGAGACGACCTGCTCATAGCTTTTCCCCGCCACCGGCGTCCCATTGACAGCCACGATCTCGTCGCCATGTTTGAGCCCCGCCGCATAGGCTGGGCTGTCTTGGCGGACACTCATGACATACAGGGCCGCAGGCTCCCCAATCCGGTTAGCCGCTACTTGGATGATTACCCCGATCACCCCCGTCGCCGGTTTTCCATCGTCGCCATGCCCATAGGGGGCTTGGCTTGTGGGCTGATCCGCCTTGGCCGTTACCGTCGCCAAAAGACTCAGAAGGAAACATGTCGCGACAACGACGTCTCTCATCTTTCTCATATATTTCCTCCTCAATATTTTTAACGCGAATGCGATGGGAGACCAGTCCAAGAGAGACCTGCGTTGCGATTCGCACAACCTCTTCCTGAACTCAGGTTCCGACATTTTGCGATGCATTCCTGCAAGAATGCCGGCTGGCGTCACCGTTGCCATGATCGCCACAACCTGGTTCTTCCAGCCGGTCAGGCATCATCGTCGAGGATTCATGAACGACATCTCCCAATGTTTCACAGTTTATGGCGACATGTTCTACTGGGAATATCCCCTGCATCAGCGGGTAGATAACGGGAATCGGCGAAGGATTTGCACACGACACGTAAATTGCCCTTGGCTTCTTTCGCACCAAATAATTGCAATGACCCGGCTCGGCAAGCCACCACCCTTGTTTCTAAGACCACACGAACGGCGAGATGCAGATGAACGAGACTCGCGAGGCCTCTACGCTGTGCCCCTGATGTAGATACCGGCAGCTACCGGTGCCTACGCCGCACCCTCTCCGTAATGTTTGAACAGCGCGACCTCGTAATCCGGCGTGACGGGATTTGACGGATCATGAGCGGGTGCCGATTCAATAGCGCGCCGAGTCAGGGACATAGTGATCGATCGGTTTGCCCAATCGATCTGCTGGATCCGGTGGGTCGGCACCAACACCTTCTTGCCGGGTAGCCAGTTCCGCGTATCGACCTGAACATACCGAATCATCCAATCTTCATCGTTGACGACGAGGTCGTCGAGACGGCCGATTTCGCCGTCCTTTGCATGAATCCCGCAGCCTATGACTTCAGCACTGCTGCGAAGGTAGGATCGTTCCCATGGCTCGGGCAGGAGCGGCTTGTCAATAATCATGGTTGAATCGTCGAGGAAGCGAATCGGATTTCCGTACTCCGGGGAGTCCGGCTGCCAATATGGCTGCCACTGAAAATGCTTATAGTAGACTTCTTCGAATCGGCGCGAGATCGGCTTTGCCCGGTCAATAGACGGAGATTCCTCGATCTGTTTCTTCCGGAGATTGATCCTTAGGGAGGCGTCCGCATCATCGATATCTGCGATTGTAACCGGCGCAATGAGCACCTCACGACCCATGAGCCGACCGTCGGTCCTCATGACGAGGTATCGGACTATCCAGGTTTGATCGTCGAAATAAAGCTCCTGTACCGTTCCCACCCGTCCGTCGTTTCCATACAGGGTCGATTTGGCGAAGTCTCGTACGCGTCGGTATTGCTTCATACGCTCTCCGAACACGATAGTTGGGTGGCCGTCGAGGCTATCCAGCCTTCGCTAGGACAAACATCTGCTGCCGTTCCCCGGCTTTGAAATCCGTGGGCGGCCGGCCGTTCGGCAAGGCATAAATCAGTTGGACCTTGTTTTGTTCGGCTTGGATTAAACCCTTCG belongs to Candidatus Nitrospira nitrificans and includes:
- a CDS encoding YrzE family protein, which produces MQMERTIEQWAFGGVRVRWGAVMAGWVVGLATQLVLTLLGLAIGAWSIDLQDAESGSGVPIGTGIWTGVSMLISAFMGGYITARMSGSRLRSDGLYHGLIVWGVNWLVFAWLTTTAMATMLGGVFSAFGATLQSLGQGATTVVSAAASQLNGDSISISIDELRRQTESILAATGKKELQPGEVRKDVNRIADSSQSGQPPQQTADSALRELQQKLMALDRDAAINVMTTKMNMTEPQARQLVQSTIGLIEPLKDKAEQVKQQSVEAGNRALDRMGTIAMWLAALGLVTLGVSIAGGMTGTPETLTLEVQAEEYGDRAEFRRAG
- a CDS encoding AI-2E family transporter, with translation MAHPSNGFDRNRIFALFFLALLVALLYFLGLIFSPFLMPILWAIILVRVSYPIYRRVLARLHGRADPAAAIMTVAVLMLAVAPAAYFVFALVQESMAAYEHVAQWLQAGGLTQAAEYISTVPLIGAYSQEWLGRLIVHREEFEASIMTGGRVVSGFLLAQAADVAKNAVLIASDFLVMLFTLFFLFRDGQHLFDRLYRAVPLNSDHKARLFERMRTTIVAVVSGTLLTAMAQGFVSGLAFWSLDVPFPVFLGALSALLSLLPFGGTFFVWGPVALYLFVVAPVWKGAVMIAVGGGLVGIMDNVLQPYLIGSGASLPVLALFFASVGGLAYFGFIGLFLGPILLAIAMAAFQIYEEQYQGTAPYPSL
- a CDS encoding SDR family NAD(P)-dependent oxidoreductase, which codes for MTHTMERPFALVTGASSGIGYELAQYCAEQGFDLLIAADEPEIEQAAVDFRGMGVSVDAVQADLATLEGVDELYREARGHPIDVLCANAGHGLGKAFLDQDFADVRHVIDTNVTGTLYLIQKVGGEMRARGRGRVMIGFSSVLPR
- a CDS encoding ester cyclase codes for the protein MSFDVLFAKGDRVCMRYTAEGTYSGDLHRGMLPTGRKSRWTACALFRVENGKLVEFIKEWNKLAMWEQFGWPVDECLTTRRDPET
- a CDS encoding zinc-dependent alcohol dehydrogenase encodes the protein MKANCWYGKQDMRVVDVPEPRILNKYDAIIKVTSTAICGSELHLYNGFVPTMEQGDIMGHEFMGEVVEVGPDVKDRRVGDRVVVAFPISCGQCFFCKNELYSLCENTNPNAWMAEQFFGHSPAGIYGYSHLTGGFAGGQAEYVRVPFADVGTVKIENGLSDEQVLFLSDIFPTGYMAAEQCNIQPGDTVAIWGCGPVGQFAIRSCFLLGAERVIAIDRFSERLSMACDGGADTINYEETDVYDMLMRLTGGRGPDSCMDAVGLEAHMPGPLYYYDRFKQALMSESDRPIALRQAIMACRNGGTVSVPGVYGGLIDKFPMGAVMNRSLTIKTGQTHVQRYLKPLLDRIAGGDIDPSFVVTHRMKLSDAPLGFDMFNRKQDGCVKIVMTP
- a CDS encoding SRPBCC family protein yields the protein MKHQQPLKSERGSEQATAVEHDSGDGRTSRHVPRRSDVSGARNFTQEEQWAYGLGWFGIGLGLAEMTAPRRLARIIGAPPGHEGLIRTMGLREITSGMAIVIQRKPTTAIWSRVAGDVLDFALLSAALTSRRSDRGRLVAATASVAGAMVMDLIVAQQLSRAVETRNGTTPITAALIIDRPRGELYSRWRDLSNLPQFMKHLVRIEVTDDRLSHWVAKGPAGSTVEWDAEITEDRSNECIAWRSVDGSEVDHAGSVRFESAPGGRGTMVTVKLQYRPPLGTVGSAVAAWFGEDPSQTVKMDLRRFKQVMETGEVITTDGQPAGRPESTSWKYDRAVRR
- a CDS encoding PDZ domain-containing protein — translated: MRKMRDVVVATCFLLSLLATVTAKADQPTSQAPYGHGDDGKPATGVIGVIIQVAANRIGEPAALYVMSVRQDSPAYAAGLKHGDEIVAVNGTPVAGKSYEQVVSMIRGEAGTPVKLEIKGTRELSIMRVSSGTLTEGQPGSRGDQSDKTRP
- a CDS encoding PRC-barrel domain-containing protein; this translates as MKQYRRVRDFAKSTLYGNDGRVGTVQELYFDDQTWIVRYLVMRTDGRLMGREVLIAPVTIADIDDADASLRINLRKKQIEESPSIDRAKPISRRFEEVYYKHFQWQPYWQPDSPEYGNPIRFLDDSTMIIDKPLLPEPWERSYLRSSAEVIGCGIHAKDGEIGRLDDLVVNDEDWMIRYVQVDTRNWLPGKKVLVPTHRIQQIDWANRSITMSLTRRAIESAPAHDPSNPVTPDYEVALFKHYGEGAA